In a genomic window of Trichoderma atroviride chromosome 4, complete sequence:
- a CDS encoding uncharacterized protein (TransMembrane:4 (o6-27i39-58o70-92i264-285o)) produces the protein MRDCAMPAPYMDVVAALGGVATHLLYLNRGEHHRHALRYILAATASFLAVSIFNWSPIFVKTPSTDWLSAIISSAKAHGCFFLGLYSSLVTYRLFFHPLNKFPGPIGARISTGWLICHFRRLNGWQQVAALHDKYGPYVRIGPSELSVRDPKAVNAFHGLNSKCRKDPHYDMTLPMTSVHIFRDKAQHDRRRRVWSQAFGDQALKGYEQRMQKYRDMLFDKIAASNGQPMNMARWFHFYSFDVMGDLAFGKPFDMLETSQNHRAIAMLEAGFVPLGLHLPVWLLVLGMSIPALSKDWFEFVDFCRERYQARMKHEPDVPDIMTALLKPLEGREPTTEEANLLTGDSQLVITAGSHTTAASLTSITRLLAKHPQHITKLRQELAPFVRNSQIIATQDEMARLEHLNAVINESLRLYPPVPTTVYRQTPSEGIMIDDVYIPGSMSVISPQYAIGRNEDVYTDANSFIPERWYQFPDMIKNKDAFAPFSTGPYGCIAKRMALMDIRQVIARLVWTFDFDFAPGEDGATFEKGVDAFIMTFGEVNMTFKRREA, from the exons ATGAGGGACTGCGCGATGCCGGCGCCTTACATGGACGTTGTGGCGGCCCTGGGTGGCGTTGCGACTCACTTGTTGTACTTGAATCGAGGAGAACATCATCGTCACGCCCTCCGCTACATTCTGGCCGCGACAGCATCTTTTCTAGCAGTGTCCATCTTCAACTGGTCGCCTATATTTGTCAAAACGCCCAGTACAGACTGGCTATCAGCCATCATTTCATCAGCAAAAGCCCACGGATGCTTCTTTCTCGGCCTCTACTCCAGTCTCGTCACATACaggctcttcttccacccaCTCAACAAGTTCCCAGGCCCCATCGGCGCTCGCATTTCAACTGGTTGGCTGATATGCCACTTCCGACGTCTCAATGGATGGCAACAAGTTGCTGCGCTCCATGACAAATACGGCCCATATGTACGGATTGGCCCATCCGAGCTGTCGGTGCGCGATCCAAAAGCCGTCAATGCCTTTCACGGGCTCAACTCGAAATGCAGGAAAGATCCTCACTACGACATGACGCTGCCCATGACATCGGTTCACATCTTTCGTGACAAGGCTCAGCAtgaccgccgccgccgtgtGTGGAGCCAGGCGTTTGGCGATCAGGCATTGAAGGGGTATGAGCAACGGATGCAAAAATATCGTGATATGCTGTTTGACAAGATTGCTGCTTCTAATGGCCAGCCGATGAACATGGCCAGATGGTTTCACTTTTATAGCTTCGATGTCATGGGCGATCTCGCTTTTGGCAAGCCGTTTGATATGCTCGAGACTTCTCAAAACCACCGAGCCATCGCCATGCTGGAAGCTGGATTTGTGCCTCTTGGGCTCCATCTCCCAGTGTGGCTCCTGGTGCTTGGAATGAGCATCCCCGCATTGTCAAAGGATTGGTTCGAGTTTGTCGACTTTTGCAGAGAGAGATACCAAGCTCGGATGAAGCACGAACCGGATGTTCCCGACATCATGACGGCACTCCTGAAGCCGCTGGAAGGAAGGGAGCCTACCACTGAAGAGGCAAATTTATTGACTGGAGACTCTCAGCTTGTAATCACTGCAGGGAG TCACACAACGGCTGCGAGCTTGACCTCCATCACACGCCTGCTTGCAAAGCATCCGCAGCATATTACAAAGCTACGACAGGAGCTGGCGCCATTTGTCCGCAACTCACAAATTATAGCGACTCAAGATGAGATGGCGCGTCTCGAGCATCTAAACGCAGTGATTAATGAGTCGCTTCGGCTCTACCCCCCTGTGCCAACAACGGTATATCGCCAAACACCCAGTGAGGGCATCATGATTGATGACGTTTACATCCCGGGGAGCATGTCTGTTATATCCCCGCAGTATGCAATCGGCAGAA atgaagatgtatACACAGATGCCAATTCATTCATTCCCGAGCGCTGGTATCAATTCCCAGACATGATTAAGAACAAGGATGCGTTTGCTCCATTTTCAACTG GCCCTTATGGCTGCATAGCAAAGcgcatggccttgatggacATTCGTCAGGTGATTGCGAGGCTCGTTTGGACgtttgactttgactttgctCCTGGGGAGGATGGCGCCACCTTTGAGAAGGGGGTCGACGCATTTATCATGACTTTTGGCGAGGTGAATATGACATTTAAGCGTAGAGAAGCGTGA
- a CDS encoding uncharacterized protein (TransMembrane:2 (i49-70o76-103i)) produces the protein MQERVPSQHDGMNVRNGVIDEAIGPVGFREIDQAGRIHRAKRKAFTTRGIFALLGEISLIGPILIMTLHASTSTNLITVSVATLIFALVMRVQIEAAMAYALLLDKSRYSLLAPQPELITSAHVKYRYKKKQVQGAEDKSASLIVKALKQAHICSATRVFRKQKTAPAQVLQVPPPQLQVPLPQQRPRARALGPTQPKHW, from the coding sequence ATGCAAGAGAGAGTACCATCACAGCATGACGGTATGAATGTGAGAAACGGCGTCATAGACGAGGCAATAGGGCCCGTTGGCTTCCGTGAAATCGACCAAGCAGGGCGCATCCACCGAGCAAAGAGGAAGGCCTTTACGACACGCGGAATCTTTGCTCTGCTTGGGGAAATCTCGCTGATTGGCCCCATCCTCATCATGACGCTTCATGCGTCGACCAGCACAAACCTCATCACCGTATCGGTGGCGACCTTAATCTTTGCTCTAGTCATGAGAGTGCAGATTGAGGCTGCGATGGCCTATGCTTTGCTCCTGGACAAATCCCGATACAGCCTCTTGGCACCACAGCCCGAGCTCATAACATCGGCCCATGTAAAGTatagatataaaaaaaaacaagtccAAGGAGCTGAGGATAAATCGGCCAGCCTCATCGTCAAGGCTCTCAAACAAGCGCACATCTGCAGCGCAACACGCGTATTCCGAAAACAGAAAACAGCCCCAGCGCAAGTACTGCAGGTACCTCCCCCTCAGCTGCAAGTACCGCTACCTCAACAGCGACCTCGAGCTAGAGCTTTGGGTCCCACCCAGCCAAAACATTGGTAG
- a CDS encoding uncharacterized protein (EggNog:ENOG41~TransMembrane:3 (o47-68i144-162o168-188i)), translating to MNDMSGMDDSSSSSNSSSSSMSTGMAMTFQTDIRTALFSTAWTPQNAGTYAGTCIFLIALTVILRLIVAYKTYQERVWADRNAQRRFIVVNGKEPMSERLSRDPDAKQMTMMLSENGVEEKVLVVEKKHHAVSPWRFSVDPPRAALDTVIVGIGYLLMLAVMTFNVGYFMSVLGGTFLGSLLLGRYGGIPGH from the exons ATGAACGACATGAGCGGCATGGACGACTCATCGAGCAGCTCCAActcgagcagctcctccatgaGCACGGGCATGGCAATGACGTTCCAAACCGACATTCGAaccgccctcttctccaccgCCTGGACGCCCCAGAACGCGGGCACCTACGCGGGAACCtgcatcttcctcatcgccCTCACAGTCATTCTCCGCCTGATCGTGGCCTACAAGACCTACCAGGAGCGCGTCTGGGCTGACCGAAACGCCCAGCGAcgcttcatcgtcgtcaacgGCAAGGAGCCCATGTCGGAGCGCCTGTCAAGAGATCCGGACGCGAAGCAGATGACCATGATGCTCTCGGAAAACGGCGTCGAGGAAAAGGTCCTGGTGGTGGAAAAGAAGCACCACGCGGTTTCTCCTTGGCGATTCAGCGTGGATCCTCCCAGAGCGGCTTTGGATACAGTCATTGTCGGCATTGGATATCTGct cATGTTGGCTGTCATGACTTTCAATGTCGGCTACTTCATGTCCGTCCTGGGCGGCACATTCCTGGGGAGTCTCCTTCTCGGCCGTTACGGCGGCATCCCTGGCCATTAA
- a CDS encoding uncharacterized protein (EggNog:ENOG41~TransMembrane:3 (n5-17c29/30o53-79i86-107o181-203i)): MPDKVFVATVIADLLFLASGAMELGFSIAAMNLKDKTPTDGQDATRHLLYQRFPLVVGIVNAIFILVTFLFTVPAMALVKRNLLKISGYMITVCAVFTLAVGLYLWIMTLTLKETFLPVYEDQDSSIQSLVQVSFQCCGYLNATTPAFVTDSACPSPAAAALLRGCSTNMASFANAFVTDLFTAIFGMVGIDALLILAIACLLKERKEIERYYIIDQKRNYGGL, encoded by the exons ATGCCTGACAAAGTCTTCGTCGCCACGGTCATCGCCgacctcctcttcctcgcctccGGCGCCATGGAGCTcggcttctccatcgccgccatgaaCCTCAAGGACAAGACGCCCACCGACGGCCAGGACGCCACGCGCCACCTGCTCTACCAGCGCTTCCCCCTCGTCGTGGGCATCGTCAACGcaatcttcatcctcgtcacgTTCCTCTTCACCGTgccggccatggcgctggTCAAGCGCAACCTGCTCAAGATCAGCGGCTACATGATTACCGTGTGCGCCGTCTTCACGCTGGCGGTGGGCTTGTACCTCTGGATCATGACGTTGACGTTGAAGGAGACATTTCTGCCGGTTTATGAGGATCAGGATTCGTCGATTCAGTCGTTGGTGCAGGTTTCG TTCCAATGCTGCGGCTACCTCAACGCCACAACTCCCGCCTTTGTCACAGACTCTGCCTGTCCCAGCCCTGCCGCGGCCGCTCTGCTGCGCGGATGCTCCACAAACATGGCCAGTTTCGCAAACGCCTTTGTCACTGACCTTTTCAcagccatctttggcatGGTCG GTATCGATGCTCTCCTGATCCTTGCCATTGCCTGTCTCCTCAAAGAGCGCAAGGAAATCGAGCGCTACTACATCATTGATCAAAAGAGAAACTATGGCGGTTTGTAA
- a CDS encoding uncharacterized protein (EggNog:ENOG41~TransMembrane:8 (i85-105o111-131i138-158o178-195i216-234o254-274i286-306o312-334i)) codes for MGPIGNISPRREHRCMHAQPVPESGRWNTSKLLHLANTTQLGILVGLISTSVQSIGLTLQRKSHILEDEKGPHDVRRPPYRRRRWQVGMGMFVIANILGSTVQISTLPLPVLSTLQAAGLVFNSICATLILSEPFTRWSLCGTLLVSAGAVLIAIFGAIPSPAHELDELLELLARKPFIVWMILQALFVVSLAVVTDVTTHLSNLSHNAKFRLIRGISYGVISGDLSAHSLLFAKSAVELLIKTIGGKNQFLRWQSWAIVLGLVSLALCQLYYLHRGLKLVSTSVLYPLVFCVYNIIAILDGLIYFNQTSLISTLRACLITVGTIILLSGVLALSWRLSDEQHAPAVGQSSLAPGLGLVDDTEGEEESLMGPEAAAEIEDELPSTAYQTFPVIHGDTAPLTPTRKKSLGWVERDEIWGELQDQDEPTTPAGRRRSMTLPMRTESTPLLPPVKRVMSGVSLTGQPSSSADPSPRKFARRRRKSTGFPGLVARRNLRRDSAFSDTLGGLLSLNWLRRHNRSTSMGDTSIVNESSPSRQRYRDDPEEERGSDGRANDSNV; via the coding sequence ATGGGGCCTATTGGGAACATCTCCCCCCGGAGGGAGCATCGCTGTATGCACGCGCAACCAGTCCCTGAGTCAGGGCGATGGAACACTTCGAAGCTCTTGCATCTTGCTAACACCACGCAGCTAGGAATCCTCGTTGGCCTGATCTCGACTAGTGTTCAAAGTATAGGCCTCACTTTGCAGCGAAAATCACATATCCTCGAAGACGAAAAGGGGCCGCACGATGTTCGCCGGCCGCCATATCGGAGAAGGAGGTGGCAGGTGGGCATGGGCATGTTTGTCATTGCGAATATCCTAGGGAGCACCGTCCAGATATCgacgctgccgctgcccGTCCTCTCGACGCTCCAGGCCGCGGGGCTGGTGTTCAATTCAATATGCGCGACGCTCATTCTCAGCGAGCCGTTTACTCGGTGGTCCCTATGCGGCACCCTGCTGGTCAGCGCTGGAGCAGTCTTGATCGCCATCTTTGGAGCCATTCCATCACCGGCCCACGAGCTGGATGAGCTTTTGGAGTTGTTGGCCCGGAAGCCGTTTATTGTTTGGATGATACTCCAGGCATTATTTGTCGTGTCGCTGGCTGTCGTTACAGACGTGACCACTCATCTCTCCAACTTGTCGCACAACGCCAAATTCCGCCTAATACGTGGCATAAGCTACGGTGTCATCAGTGGAGACCTCTCAGCACACTCTTTATTATTTGCGAAATCCGCCGTCGAGCTCCTCATCAAGACAATAGGCGGCAAGAACCAATTTCTTCGCTGGCAATCTTGGGCAAtcgtccttggccttgtttcTTTAGCTCTCTGCCAGCTTTACTATTTGCATCGCGGCCTGAAACTAGTTTCCACTTCCGTCTTATATCCTCTTGTTTTTTGCGTATacaacatcatcgccatcctgGATGGCTTAATTTACTTCAACCAGACGAGCCTCATCTCAACACTTCGCGCCTGCCTCATCACCGTAGGCACCATCATTCTTCTATCAGGAGTCTTGGCCCTATCCTGGCGGTTAAGTGACGAGCAGCATGCTCCGGCAGTTGGTCAGTCTTCGTTGGCTCCTGGTCTTGGGCTCGTTGACGATACGGAGGGTGAGGAAGAATCACTAATGGGCCCAGAAGCCGCCGCTGAGATTGAAGACGAGCTGCCTTCTACGGCATACCAAACATTCCCCGTCATACATGGCGATACCGCTCCTCTGACACCGACGCGCAAGAAGAGTTTGGGTTGGGTGGAGCGAGATGAAATCTGGGGAGAGTTACAAGACCAAGATGAACCTACCACGCCTGCTGGGCGGCGCCGCTCGATGACGCTTCCGATGAGAACCGAATCAACGCCGTTACTGCCGCCTGTAAAGAGGGTGATGAGTGGCGTGAGCTTGACGGGCCAGCCGAGTTCCAGCGCAGATCCCTCTCCTCGAAAGTTTGCCCGCCGACGGAGGAAGAGCACTGGGTTCCCAGGTTTGGTTGCGCGCCGAAATCTTCGAAGGGACTCGGCCTTTTCAGATACCCTTGGTGGCTTACTCTCGTTGAACTGGCTGAGGCGCCACAACAGAAGTACTTCTATGGGCGATACCAGCATAGTAAACGAAAGCAGCCCGTCGCGTCAACGTTATAGAGATGACccggaagaggaaagaggTTCGGATGGCAGGGCCAACGACTCAAATGTATGA
- a CDS encoding uncharacterized protein (BUSCO:EOG092D40N7), with the protein MSQHALSDQQVDNELRKMTAFIKQEAMEKAREIEIKANEEFEIEKSKLVRQETDAIDTQYEKKFKQATMSQQITRSTVANKTRLKVLGARQELLDSIFDEARKQLASGVSDKDKYQKTLTGLVLEGFYAMNESEVQLQAKKADYDAVKKAVEEAAKEYKKEVGKDVSATIDESNPLDDSTAGGIIILGGKGKIDIDNTLEARLQLLEHAAAPAVRENLFGKNPNRKYYD; encoded by the exons ATGTCGCAACACGCCTTATCCGACCAGCAG GTCGACAATGAGCTCCGCAAGATGACCGCCTTCATCAAGCAGGAAGCCATGGAAAAGGCCCGCGAGAtcgagatcaaggccaacgaGGAGTTCGAGATCGAAAAGTCAAAGCTCGTCCGCCAGGAGACCGACGCCATCGACACCCAGTACGAGAAAAAGTTCAAGCAGGCCACCATGTCCCAGCAAATCACCCGGTCGACCGTCGCCAACAAGACACGGCTCAAGGTGCTCGGTGCCCGGCAGGAGCTGCTCGACAGCATCTTCGACGAGGCCCGGAAGCAGCTCGCCTCGGGGGTTAGCGACAAGGATAAGTACCAGAAGACGCTGACCGGGCTCGTGCTGGAGGGCTTCTACGCCATGAACGAGTCGGAGGTGCAGCTtcaggccaagaaggcggaCTACGATGCTGTCAAGAAGGCCGTTGAGGAGGCGGCCAAGGAGTACAAGAAGGAGGTTGGCAAGGACGTTTCCGCCACAATTGACGAGTCCAATCCCCTAGATGATTCAAC TgccggcggcatcatcatcctcggcggaaagggaaagattgacattgacaACACCCTAGAGGCCCGATTGCAGCTGCTAGAACACGCCGCGGCACCGGCCGTACGAGAGAACCTATTTGGAAAGAACCCCAACCGCAAATATTACGATTAG
- a CDS encoding uncharacterized protein (EggNog:ENOG41), translated as MPGKPKGNKSILSYFQPSSPHRPSSQTSTLSFRDTSPPAPSSPLSYKATPVAKKTAPLEIGASDEEAGDEEFSDDSLEDLSALLGRERPGHTPPANHTLFSTPKAKRTATGPYLSPYKPKHKFDLKALAKDARRDNAINASSVRAKASADEPSSPPRGEAFDLAFTDIVKEKSGQDAHKVLRAVQRAEPIQSQPQYCFFKKDYRVLPSSPVPKLPRGSPWSLLTQGNQAARERNLTSGIPQNILAKKGGLPDSLFEWILDELCIQRSSLIRREYCIIISSCHDQVDRMLTPGRLEDLFLRLGATDEIKTRDSEIAVSKLNQEPYQDRDWSCLESFLVLLSEVSDHLSTESAIYASQILLRMSMDKLLIYNIDLLAAYEEAIEKLTNAIPRSLWDSFCVDACSILHATVKIQHIRANALQCLSIRNVRTHEVRRRLAISFLFNDPSLGRQSPETVFTVRSIIDRLGEDDFNITSQTDFAELKAMIIILDIAVDDGSPPESNNPEDNQKFNQDVDELATKLREIWRKINDSGMKITRTEAKSVVEWVQQRLSNTVRTRKKAKQSIFDIPGQEDLASLPKQQEYMAKFFKKIPKPQAESD; from the exons ATGCCTGGAAAACCAAAGGGGAATAAGAGCATCCTGTCGTATTTCCAGCCATCCTCTCCGCATAGGCCATCGTCCCAGACCTCAACGCTATCGTTCAGAGATACGTCTCCAccggcgccgtcatcgccgcTCAGCTACAAGGCTACGCCCGTTGCGAAGAAGACCGCTCCCCTGGAAATCGGTGCCTCTGATGAGgaagctggcgatgaagaattCTCGGATGACTCTCTGGAAGATCTATCAGCTCTTCTAGGGCGAGAACGGCCCGGCCACACGCCCCCAGCAAACCATACTTTGTTTTCTACTCCAAAGGCCAAGAGGACGGCAACAGGGCCTTATTTGTCCCCGTATAAGCCCAAACACAAGTTTGATCTCAAAGCCCTAGCCAAGGATGCACGCCGGGATAATGCCATCAATGCAAGCTCCGTGAGAGCAAAAGCATCTGCGGATGAGCCTTCGTCACCACCACGAGGAGAGGCCTTTGACCTTGCTTTTACTGATATcgtcaaagaaaagagcggGCAAGATGCACACAAAGTGCTCAGGGCTGTGCAAAGAGCGGAGCCGATACAGTCCCAGCCTCAAtactgcttcttcaagaaaGACTACAGAGTCCTCCCGAGCTCGCCTGTCCCAAAACTCCCTCGAGGCTCGCCTTGGAGCTTGTTAACCCAGGGCAATCAAGCGGCTAGAGAACGAAACCTCACCTCTGGCATTCCGCAAAACATCTTGGCGAAGAAAGGTGGCTTGCCGGATTCTCTATTTGAGTGGATCTTGGATGAGCTATGTATCCAGAGGTCTTCCCTTATCAGACGTGAAtactgcatcatcatcagcagtTGTCACGATCAAGTGGATAGGATGCTGACCCCTGGTCGATTGGAAGACCTTTTTCTTCGACTTGGAGCTACCGACGAGATCAAAACTCGGGATTCTGAGATTGCCGTCTCAAAATTGAACCAGGAGCCATATCAGGATCGTGACTGGTCATGTCTGGAGTCATTCTTGGTTCTTTTATCCGAGGTCTCCGACCACTTGTCAACAGAATCTGCCATCTATGCATCCCAGATTCTGCTCCGAATGTCTATGGATAAGCTTTTGATCTACAACATCGACTTATTGGCGGCATACGAAGAGGCAATTGAAAAGCTAACTAATGCAATCCCCCGCTCATTATGGGATTCATTT TGTGTTGACGCATGCTCAATTTTGCACGCCACAGTCAAGATTCAGCATATTAGGGCGAATGCTCTGCAATGCCTATCTATTCGCAACGTCAGGACACATGAAGTCCGGAGAAGACTTGCAATTTCATTCTTGTTCAACGACCCCAGCCTAGGTCGCCAATCTCCTGAAACGGTATTTACAGTTAGAAGCATCATTGATCGTCTTGGCGAGGATGATTTCAATATTACCTCGCAAACCGACTTTGCGGAACTCAAAGCCATGATTATCATTCTAGATATCGCGGTTGATGATGGATCGCCGCCAGAGTCAAACAACCCAGAAGATAATCAGAAGTTTAATCAAGATGTCGACGAGCTCGCCACAAAGCTCAGAGAGATTTGGCGCAAGATTAACGATTCGGGCATGAAGATTACGCGCACCGAAGCGAAAAGCGTTGTCGAATGGGTCCAGCAACGCCTCTCCAATACCGTTCGGACACGtaaaaaggcaaagcagaGCATTTTTGATATTCCGGGCCAGGAGGACCTCGCGTCTCTGCCCAAGCAGCAGGAGTACATGGCCAAGTTTTTCAAAAAGATACCCAAGCCGCAAGCAGAGAGCgattga